A window of the Polypterus senegalus isolate Bchr_013 chromosome 4, ASM1683550v1, whole genome shotgun sequence genome harbors these coding sequences:
- the LOC120528091 gene encoding CD209 antigen-like isoform X4 yields the protein MESLCNSQEMSTENLNTKPGNYQDRKPTGHAKAVAPSPNTVNHKGCLLKLLLVFLCSLVVSIFIILAVFYLGGMKEKERNDTPSDNVTSIIQEYTQLTTSFSGLNSDCSVLYKDGLRLKKSIEKIADLYSNLTWKYFSLYSARDRHCPIFNPSTQEKTCYVCPEKWHLFNDRCYLFTSRIRDWNSSRDYCVSIGRQLAIIESEEEQNLL from the exons ATGGAAAGCCTTTGCAACTCTCAAGAAATGTCCACAGAAAACCTCAACACCAAACCAGGAAATTATCAGGACAGAAAACCAACAGGACACGCCAAGG ctgTGGCACCATCGCCTAACACTGTGAATCACAAAGGCTGTCTGCTCAAGTTGTTGCTGGTGTTCTTGTGTTCTTTGGTTGTgtccattttcattattttggcaGTGTTCT aCCTTGGTGGcatgaaagaaaaagagaggaatgACACACCttctgataatgtcacttccatcATTCAAGAGTATACTCAACTAACAACATCATTTAGCGGTCTGAACAGTGATTGCAGTGTCTTATACAAGGATGGGCTCAGACTAAAAAAGAgcattgaaaaaatagcagacCTTTATTCAAATCTGACTTGGAAATATTTTTCACTCTATTCAGCTAGAGACAGACACTGTCCTATTTTTAATCCATCTACTCAGG AAAAAACCTGTTACGTTTGTCCAGAAAAATGGCATCTCTTCAACGATAGGTGCTACTTATTCACAAGCAGAATTCGTGATTGGAACTCCAGTCGAGATTACTGCGTATCAATAGGGAGACAGCTGGCTATTATAGAGAGTGAAGAGGAGCAG AATTTACTATGA
- the LOC120528091 gene encoding CD209 antigen-like isoform X3: MESLCNSQEMSTENLNTKPGNYQDRKPTGHAKAVAPSPNTVNHKGCLLKLLLVFLCSLVVSIFIILAVFYLGGMKEKERNDTPSDNVTSIIQEYTQLTTSFSGLNSDCSVLYKDGLRLKKSIEKIADLYSNLTWKYFSLYSARDRHCPIFNPSTQEKTCYVCPEKWHLFNDRCYLFTSRIRDWNSSRDYCVSIGRQLAIIESEEEQLLGSTAKHLQRTELCVSRI, encoded by the exons ATGGAAAGCCTTTGCAACTCTCAAGAAATGTCCACAGAAAACCTCAACACCAAACCAGGAAATTATCAGGACAGAAAACCAACAGGACACGCCAAGG ctgTGGCACCATCGCCTAACACTGTGAATCACAAAGGCTGTCTGCTCAAGTTGTTGCTGGTGTTCTTGTGTTCTTTGGTTGTgtccattttcattattttggcaGTGTTCT aCCTTGGTGGcatgaaagaaaaagagaggaatgACACACCttctgataatgtcacttccatcATTCAAGAGTATACTCAACTAACAACATCATTTAGCGGTCTGAACAGTGATTGCAGTGTCTTATACAAGGATGGGCTCAGACTAAAAAAGAgcattgaaaaaatagcagacCTTTATTCAAATCTGACTTGGAAATATTTTTCACTCTATTCAGCTAGAGACAGACACTGTCCTATTTTTAATCCATCTACTCAGG AAAAAACCTGTTACGTTTGTCCAGAAAAATGGCATCTCTTCAACGATAGGTGCTACTTATTCACAAGCAGAATTCGTGATTGGAACTCCAGTCGAGATTACTGCGTATCAATAGGGAGACAGCTGGCTATTATAGAGAGTGAAGAGGAGCAG